A region of Planococcus sp. MSAK28401 DNA encodes the following proteins:
- a CDS encoding diacylglycerol/lipid kinase family protein, which translates to MKKAMFIWNPSSGKEQAADYKDFAEKTLTEMGYQADMRETTGPGDATHFAEEACEKHYDLVVAMGGDGTINEAVSGLAEKEHEPLFGLVPLGTVNDFARALGISLDPEEAIEGLKTGREKRVDIGKVGDQYFMNILAIGEIAESTYEVEPEQKTKLGAFAYFVEGVKAVTSDEVTTFVIEHDHGTWEGEAKLVLVALTNSVGGFEKLAPEALTDDGLLHLYIVENAALPAFVRMATALVRGKFEEDPAVEAIHTTRVSIRTSEPLSCNIDGDEGSTTPFDIEIMPRHIRAVVPGETD; encoded by the coding sequence ATGAAAAAAGCGATGTTCATTTGGAACCCTTCCTCAGGGAAGGAACAAGCGGCAGATTATAAAGACTTTGCGGAAAAGACATTAACGGAAATGGGCTACCAAGCCGATATGCGTGAAACGACAGGGCCTGGAGACGCCACACATTTTGCTGAGGAAGCATGCGAAAAACACTATGACCTCGTCGTGGCGATGGGTGGCGACGGCACAATCAACGAAGCGGTATCGGGTTTGGCAGAAAAAGAACACGAACCGCTTTTCGGATTGGTTCCGCTCGGCACGGTCAATGACTTTGCGCGTGCGCTCGGCATCTCGTTGGACCCGGAAGAAGCGATTGAAGGCTTGAAGACAGGGCGTGAAAAACGCGTAGACATCGGAAAAGTCGGCGATCAATACTTCATGAATATCCTGGCGATCGGTGAAATCGCTGAATCGACTTATGAAGTGGAGCCTGAACAGAAGACCAAGCTCGGGGCTTTCGCTTATTTCGTCGAAGGCGTCAAAGCAGTCACTTCGGATGAAGTCACGACATTCGTCATCGAGCATGACCATGGCACTTGGGAAGGCGAGGCCAAACTCGTTCTCGTGGCATTGACCAATTCGGTGGGCGGGTTCGAGAAGCTGGCGCCGGAAGCATTGACTGACGACGGCCTACTCCATTTGTATATCGTTGAAAACGCTGCGCTTCCGGCATTTGTCCGCATGGCGACGGCCTTGGTGCGCGGCAAATTCGAGGAAGATCCAGCTGTGGAAGCCATCCATACGACGCGGGTTTCAATCCGAACGAGTGAGCCGCTGTCTTGTAATATCGATGGGGATGAAGGCAGCACCACGCCATTTGATATTGAAATCATGCCGCGCCATATCCGTGCGGTCGTTCCTGGGGAAACCGACTAA
- a CDS encoding AraC family transcriptional regulator, whose protein sequence is MNILETPSIQETISRIFMNETENVAQLEGLERFFEVETQLMHEIHNLEKDRAKETLRELIDMLALHAGKDIIRTVRNYYIILSSVMARKLYEMRVPPKKAFAFNAACVELVDKHMNDSEFMYVADELIEFFTSIISERKQPSFGHQTVNKVVIFINDEVERDLSVEEIAKHFNISTSHLSRIFREHAGITLVEYLNVRRVEESQYYLRHSNKGISEISKQFHFCNQSYFTRIFKKYTSVTPKQFRDSQHIPYFRYTLPNAK, encoded by the coding sequence ATGAATATACTTGAAACGCCATCCATTCAGGAAACCATTTCCAGAATCTTTATGAACGAAACAGAAAACGTCGCGCAGCTGGAGGGGCTGGAACGTTTTTTTGAAGTCGAGACTCAACTAATGCACGAAATCCACAACCTGGAGAAAGACCGTGCTAAAGAAACTTTGCGTGAATTGATCGACATGCTCGCCCTTCACGCAGGAAAAGACATCATTCGGACCGTCCGCAATTATTACATCATTTTATCGTCCGTTATGGCACGTAAATTGTATGAAATGCGTGTACCGCCGAAAAAAGCGTTCGCTTTTAATGCAGCTTGTGTCGAATTGGTCGATAAGCATATGAACGATTCGGAATTTATGTATGTGGCCGATGAATTGATCGAGTTTTTCACGTCGATCATCTCGGAACGCAAACAGCCGTCATTCGGCCACCAAACCGTCAACAAAGTCGTCATTTTCATCAATGACGAAGTCGAACGCGATTTGTCGGTGGAGGAAATCGCTAAACACTTCAATATTTCGACCAGCCACTTGTCGCGCATTTTCCGCGAGCATGCAGGAATTACGCTGGTGGAATATTTGAACGTGCGCCGCGTGGAAGAATCGCAATATTATTTGCGCCATTCCAATAAAGGGATTTCGGAGATTTCCAAGCAATTCCACTTCTGCAACCAGAGCTATTTTACGCGGATCTTCAAAAAATATACCTCGGTGACGCCAAAGCAATTCCGCGACAGCCAGCATATTCCTTATTTCCGCTATACTTTGCCGAATGCCAAGTAA
- the yidC gene encoding membrane protein insertase YidC: MKKKLTLLLMLAATIAFLSGCSAVENKEGFFYSIFVAPFDFSLDYLGNLFGGSYGLAIVVITIIIRLVLMPFMLRTYKRQQGMKVKMDKMRPEMEDIQKRLKETKDKEEQMKLQQEMMGLYKKHDVNPLNMGCLPVVIQMPIIMGLYFAILYSPDVRSHEFLWFNLGSPDIAMTLIAGAVYFFQAKVSLWTMPEQQQKQMKFFIYLSPIMIMFISFTSMAALPVYWAVGGILLIIQTFIGRKFYSEHPEKALEAVEETETVDKNK, translated from the coding sequence GTGAAAAAGAAACTTACATTACTGCTCATGCTTGCGGCAACGATTGCTTTCTTGAGCGGCTGTTCAGCAGTTGAAAACAAAGAAGGATTTTTCTACTCGATATTTGTAGCGCCATTTGATTTTTCGCTTGATTATTTAGGGAATCTCTTCGGAGGAAGTTACGGGCTGGCGATTGTGGTCATCACGATCATCATCCGCCTCGTCTTGATGCCGTTCATGCTGCGCACATATAAACGCCAGCAAGGCATGAAAGTGAAGATGGATAAGATGCGTCCAGAAATGGAAGATATCCAGAAGCGCTTAAAAGAAACGAAGGATAAAGAAGAGCAAATGAAGCTCCAGCAGGAAATGATGGGGCTTTACAAGAAGCATGACGTCAATCCGCTCAATATGGGCTGCTTGCCGGTCGTCATCCAAATGCCGATCATCATGGGCTTATATTTTGCCATTCTCTATTCGCCGGATGTGCGCTCACACGAATTCCTATGGTTTAACCTCGGTTCGCCGGATATTGCTATGACCTTGATTGCGGGTGCTGTGTACTTCTTCCAGGCGAAAGTATCGCTATGGACCATGCCGGAACAGCAGCAAAAGCAGATGAAATTCTTCATCTACCTGTCTCCGATCATGATCATGTTCATCTCGTTCACATCGATGGCTGCACTGCCTGTGTACTGGGCAGTTGGCGGGATCTTGTTGATCATCCAAACGTTCATCGGCCGGAAATTCTATTCGGAACATCCGGAAAAAGCGTTGGAAGCGGTTGAAGAAACTGAAACAGTCGACAAGAACAAATAA
- a CDS encoding 3-phenylpropionate MFS transporter — translation MHNQKWLSLNFFAFFFTWGVFLPYWTGWLTNEKGLSVSAASVIMGTGMVARSLSTLFFFPLLTRLFSLGRLMQILAIASFIVMAFYIPANSYTLLFIITFAFSFIYPNLLPAMESGATVLMQTDRIHYGKSRSYGSLGYTIALLIVGAATAVWQENAILWIMLLGLLFMAVTQSLASPVPLQSRPAPRTKKGPSATAELLKSKGFLTVLVVSILLQGAHAAYYNYGFIYLQDIGVNSFYIGLILNVAVIFEIVFFVKADTLFERWSVSSMFLLAGIGSTVRWILIFLFPSVWVFILAQTLHALSFGVAHFAFIRYIFKKLDPVNIPAAQGMYAALGMSLSVALLTFAGGYLYEIAPGYSFLGMAASSFPAVVLVLLTRKRFAY, via the coding sequence ATGCACAATCAAAAATGGCTTTCGTTGAACTTTTTTGCGTTTTTCTTTACATGGGGCGTCTTTTTGCCTTATTGGACCGGCTGGCTGACAAATGAAAAAGGGCTGAGCGTTTCGGCAGCCAGCGTCATCATGGGGACCGGCATGGTCGCACGGTCACTATCGACTTTGTTTTTCTTCCCGCTCCTGACGCGACTTTTCTCGCTTGGGCGCTTGATGCAGATCCTTGCCATCGCTTCGTTTATCGTAATGGCGTTCTACATCCCGGCTAATTCCTATACCTTACTGTTCATCATCACATTTGCTTTCAGCTTTATCTACCCGAATTTATTGCCTGCGATGGAAAGCGGCGCGACCGTATTGATGCAGACCGACCGCATTCATTACGGCAAAAGCCGGTCCTATGGTTCGCTTGGCTATACGATCGCTTTATTGATTGTCGGGGCGGCTACCGCTGTCTGGCAAGAAAATGCGATTTTATGGATCATGCTTCTAGGTTTGCTGTTCATGGCGGTCACTCAATCGCTCGCTTCTCCTGTCCCGCTGCAATCGAGGCCGGCACCGAGAACGAAGAAAGGGCCAAGCGCTACGGCGGAACTGCTGAAATCAAAAGGGTTTTTAACCGTTCTCGTCGTGTCCATCCTTCTCCAGGGAGCGCATGCGGCCTATTATAATTACGGCTTTATCTATCTTCAGGATATCGGCGTCAACAGCTTTTACATTGGCCTGATCCTGAATGTAGCGGTGATTTTTGAAATCGTCTTTTTCGTCAAAGCCGATACGCTGTTCGAGAGATGGTCGGTGTCATCGATGTTCCTTTTGGCAGGCATCGGCTCGACCGTTCGCTGGATTTTGATTTTCTTGTTTCCATCGGTCTGGGTGTTCATTTTGGCGCAGACGCTTCACGCTTTGTCTTTCGGCGTCGCGCATTTTGCCTTTATCCGCTATATCTTCAAAAAGCTCGATCCAGTCAATATCCCTGCGGCGCAAGGCATGTATGCCGCACTCGGCATGAGCTTGAGTGTCGCACTTTTGACTTTTGCCGGCGGCTACCTATACGAAATCGCCCCGGGCTATTCATTCCTCGGGATGGCGGCGTCTTCGTTCCCGGCCGTAGTGCTGGTGTTGTTGACACGCAAACGTTTTGCTTATTAA
- a CDS encoding M15 family metallopeptidase, translating into MKPTKKKNDFDKKFYIKWMVIAMTAIWAAIAAVWLSMHNWDTEESMKALAQAFTEQPAETEQQAPAEEEPAVKEEPAATEETEQPETQPEEQPKEETPAPAPKDATVYPEIDQLPSEPTIVNGILLANKQHPLPASYAPGENAEARAAFDSMAQAAAKDGLQLVAFSTYRGFDRQKQLYEGYVAKDGQEAADRYSARPGYSEHQTGLAFDIGEAGQEQHWASASFGDTAGGKWVKENAHNYGFILRYPQGKEQITGYMHESWHFRYVGKEAATAIYNQNITLEEYLGI; encoded by the coding sequence ATGAAACCCACAAAAAAGAAAAACGACTTCGACAAGAAATTTTATATAAAATGGATGGTGATCGCAATGACAGCAATCTGGGCAGCAATTGCCGCAGTGTGGCTCTCTATGCATAATTGGGATACAGAAGAAAGCATGAAAGCATTAGCACAGGCCTTTACCGAACAACCGGCAGAAACCGAACAGCAAGCCCCTGCAGAGGAGGAACCGGCAGTGAAAGAAGAGCCAGCAGCGACAGAAGAAACTGAACAGCCTGAAACACAACCGGAAGAGCAGCCGAAAGAAGAAACGCCTGCACCAGCACCGAAAGACGCCACCGTCTATCCTGAGATTGATCAATTGCCATCAGAACCGACCATCGTGAACGGCATCCTGCTGGCGAATAAACAGCATCCGCTGCCTGCAAGTTATGCACCTGGCGAAAACGCGGAGGCCCGCGCGGCATTTGACTCGATGGCACAAGCAGCCGCCAAAGATGGCTTGCAATTAGTCGCCTTCAGCACATACCGCGGATTTGACCGTCAAAAACAATTGTACGAAGGTTATGTCGCCAAAGACGGCCAGGAAGCAGCCGACCGCTACAGTGCACGCCCTGGCTACTCCGAACACCAGACAGGACTCGCCTTTGATATCGGTGAAGCCGGCCAGGAACAGCACTGGGCATCTGCTTCCTTCGGCGATACGGCAGGAGGCAAATGGGTAAAGGAAAACGCCCATAATTACGGGTTCATCCTGCGCTACCCGCAAGGAAAAGAACAAATCACCGGCTATATGCATGAATCCTGGCATTTCCGCTATGTCGGAAAAGAAGCCGCCACCGCAATCTACAACCAGAACATCACCTTGGAAGAATATTTGGGGATTTAA
- the cls gene encoding cardiolipin synthase: MTVTIISVLTAAIFILNIFLAAALVFLERRDASSTWAWLLVLFFIPIAGFFIYLLLGRKLRQKKLFKWEEGRKRIGIESLIAHQMNEIHDGTFPFQDVSTKDYSNLIYLHLRNNGALLTQNNHVKIFNDGREKFDALIRDIEQAQDHIHIQYYIFRLDQLGNRIMDALLAKAKEGVKVRLLYDDMGSRSLSKRHFKEFSAAGGEVETFFPSIMPIINPRLNYRNHRKIVVIDGKVGYIGGFNVGEEYLGLNRRFGYWRDTHLRLEGNALYPLQTRFILDWNQASARHDIEYDEAYFPPQPEEGSTSMQIVSSGPDEEWEQIKDGYLKLIHLAREYIYIQTPYFIPDASFYDALRIAALSGIDVRIMIPNKPDHPFVYWATYSYAGQMLRAGARVFIYDNGFLHTKMIVIDDEASTVGTANIDVRSFKLNFEVNAFIYDEKVSMELADMFRQDTELSSELTYEMYMARTRMIKSKESIARLLAPIL, from the coding sequence ATGACCGTCACCATTATCAGTGTGTTGACTGCTGCAATCTTCATCTTGAACATTTTCCTTGCAGCGGCGCTGGTGTTTCTGGAACGCCGGGATGCTTCCTCCACTTGGGCATGGCTATTGGTGCTCTTCTTCATTCCGATTGCCGGATTCTTCATCTACCTGTTGCTCGGCCGCAAGCTTCGTCAAAAAAAGCTTTTTAAATGGGAAGAAGGCCGTAAACGGATCGGAATCGAAAGCCTAATCGCCCATCAAATGAATGAAATCCATGACGGCACTTTCCCTTTTCAGGATGTCAGCACAAAGGATTACAGCAATTTGATTTACCTGCATTTGCGCAATAACGGCGCGTTGTTGACCCAAAACAATCACGTGAAAATCTTCAACGACGGCCGGGAAAAATTCGATGCCCTCATTCGCGATATCGAACAAGCACAGGATCATATCCACATCCAATATTATATCTTCCGGCTGGACCAGCTCGGCAATCGCATTATGGACGCTTTGCTCGCCAAGGCGAAAGAAGGCGTAAAAGTACGCCTTCTTTATGATGACATGGGCTCTCGCAGTTTGAGCAAGCGCCATTTCAAGGAATTTTCAGCAGCCGGTGGCGAAGTGGAAACCTTCTTCCCTTCCATTATGCCGATCATCAACCCCCGGCTGAACTACCGGAACCACCGGAAGATCGTGGTCATTGACGGAAAGGTCGGCTATATCGGCGGCTTTAACGTCGGGGAGGAATATCTCGGGCTCAACCGCCGCTTCGGCTATTGGCGCGATACGCATCTCCGGCTGGAAGGAAATGCCCTTTATCCGCTCCAGACGCGCTTTATCCTCGACTGGAACCAGGCTTCTGCGCGGCACGATATTGAATATGATGAAGCGTACTTCCCTCCACAACCCGAAGAGGGCTCGACTTCGATGCAGATTGTCTCCAGCGGCCCGGACGAGGAATGGGAACAGATCAAGGACGGCTATTTAAAGCTGATCCACTTAGCGCGCGAATATATTTACATCCAGACGCCGTATTTCATTCCGGATGCGAGTTTCTATGACGCCCTCAGGATTGCGGCGCTGTCCGGAATCGATGTGCGTATCATGATCCCGAACAAACCGGACCACCCGTTTGTCTATTGGGCGACGTATTCGTACGCCGGCCAGATGTTGCGGGCCGGAGCCCGGGTGTTCATCTACGATAACGGCTTCCTGCATACGAAAATGATCGTTATTGATGATGAAGCGTCGACGGTCGGCACAGCGAATATCGATGTCCGCAGCTTCAAGTTGAATTTTGAAGTGAATGCATTCATTTACGATGAGAAGGTTTCGATGGAGCTCGCGGATATGTTCAGGCAAGATACGGAATTGTCGTCAGAGCTGACTTATGAGATGTACATGGCGAGAACCCGCATGATCAAATCGAAGGAATCCATCGCTCGCCTGTTGGCACCGATTCTATAA
- a CDS encoding squalene/phytoene synthase family protein gives MSKVANLQKESLAMLKQTSRTFFIPISFLDPVLKKTVGSAYLCMRAIDEIEDHPELPAEVKASLLRSIQHMLETDMDETEYAALVAPYADYLPSVTMRLPDWIEVCPPEIRGKVLESTAIMAGGMAKWVEKDWVIHTREDLDDYTYYVAGLVGVMLSDLWRWHDGTETDTELAIGFGRGLQAVNMLRNYDEDYERGVTFVPDGWTRDDMFSYARENLSQADQYVKSIKNKRILMFCKVPLALAHSTLKALKSGKEKMSRQEVEGIVEQLKEEERLS, from the coding sequence ATGAGCAAAGTCGCCAATCTGCAAAAAGAATCACTCGCGATGCTGAAACAAACGAGCCGGACCTTTTTCATTCCGATCAGCTTTTTGGATCCTGTCCTGAAAAAAACCGTCGGCTCCGCCTATTTGTGCATGCGCGCAATCGATGAAATTGAAGATCATCCCGAGCTTCCTGCTGAAGTGAAAGCGTCTCTTCTGCGCTCCATCCAACATATGCTCGAAACGGATATGGACGAAACGGAATATGCGGCGCTTGTCGCCCCTTACGCGGATTATTTGCCATCCGTAACAATGCGGCTTCCGGATTGGATCGAAGTATGCCCGCCCGAAATTCGCGGAAAAGTTCTCGAATCGACAGCCATCATGGCTGGCGGCATGGCCAAATGGGTCGAAAAAGACTGGGTCATCCATACGCGCGAAGACTTGGATGATTACACTTATTATGTCGCAGGGCTCGTCGGTGTCATGCTTTCTGATCTTTGGAGGTGGCATGACGGCACCGAAACCGATACAGAACTCGCCATCGGATTCGGCCGCGGTTTGCAGGCTGTCAATATGCTGCGCAATTACGATGAAGATTACGAGCGCGGCGTCACGTTCGTCCCGGACGGCTGGACGCGCGACGATATGTTCAGCTACGCACGCGAAAATCTATCGCAAGCTGACCAATATGTAAAATCCATCAAAAATAAACGCATCCTCATGTTCTGCAAAGTGCCGCTCGCACTTGCCCACAGCACCTTAAAAGCGCTCAAGTCCGGCAAGGAAAAGATGAGCCGCCAAGAAGTCGAAGGCATTGTTGAACAATTGAAAGAAGAAGAACGTCTTAGTTAA
- a CDS encoding HAD-IIB family hydrolase, whose amino-acid sequence MNGATHLLATDLDGTLVGDRAGLEELLDFYEQQPYEVGLIYITGRHLASAQQLIADEGLPIPQALVTDVGTEIYTGTNFSKDENWEAHLMDDWAPEQVEALAKTIDGLTPQDLPVTSRRSYHVTEVQAVEQFRNLLEAKKVPHKLIFSGGKDLDILPSNSGKGQALRYLLERHGISDAKLLVAGDSGNDLEMLTLGFPSVIVGNAQPELKTHEDHPLIFRANRHCAGGIHEAWNHFHVD is encoded by the coding sequence GTGAACGGAGCAACACACTTGCTAGCGACCGACCTGGACGGAACCTTAGTCGGTGATAGAGCCGGGCTCGAGGAGTTGCTGGATTTCTATGAACAGCAGCCTTACGAAGTCGGCTTGATCTATATTACCGGCCGCCATCTTGCTTCTGCACAACAGTTGATTGCAGATGAAGGGCTCCCGATTCCACAAGCTCTTGTCACCGATGTCGGGACCGAAATCTATACGGGAACCAATTTTTCTAAAGATGAAAATTGGGAAGCCCATTTGATGGACGATTGGGCGCCCGAGCAAGTCGAAGCGCTAGCGAAGACAATCGACGGCTTGACCCCGCAAGATTTGCCTGTGACAAGCCGGCGCTCCTACCATGTCACGGAGGTACAAGCGGTCGAACAATTCCGCAACCTCTTGGAAGCCAAAAAAGTGCCCCATAAGCTGATCTTCAGCGGCGGCAAAGACTTGGACATCCTGCCATCGAATAGCGGGAAAGGCCAGGCACTCCGCTACCTGTTGGAACGCCACGGAATTTCCGATGCTAAACTGCTGGTCGCGGGTGATTCCGGAAACGACTTGGAAATGCTGACGCTCGGTTTTCCTTCCGTCATCGTCGGAAACGCACAGCCGGAACTCAAAACCCACGAAGACCACCCACTCATTTTCCGTGCAAATCGGCATTGCGCCGGCGGAATTCACGAGGCGTGGAACCATTTTCATGTAGACTGA
- a CDS encoding glycosyltransferase, whose amino-acid sequence MTKQVLFVSDHGDPLAKLGGKQAGGQNNYVKQLALALENRGWQVDVVTHWCDENAPQVEHFGERCRVIRVEAGYKGFVSKNEMYSMLPAFYEEMKRLLPLSNYDIVHTHYWLSGLIGKKLKEEFGLPYIHTSHSLGWAKEEATGTHDARREKAEETVLAHSDHILATTNTEKQVIKENVSAASPISVIPIGVDEAFRVRGSRHHIRKKFGYEDPLFVFAGRLEATKGIFTLLKAFKLLAEKSGSRYTPELVIAGGEPDAIDPDTGLPKDLELRKAVRGIEQHVRFVGPKNQEQLALLFNSATATIVPSFYESFGMVAAEAQACGSPVIASKVGGLKNVVEDGVSGLLVEAQNEIDLAIAMEVLSVNSLLVERLSRQAVRIARKDFNWDSISKKINTLYEVIIRERSNTLASDRPGRNLSR is encoded by the coding sequence ATGACCAAACAAGTGCTTTTTGTATCAGACCATGGCGATCCTTTGGCAAAGCTCGGCGGAAAACAAGCAGGCGGCCAAAACAATTACGTCAAGCAACTGGCACTCGCTCTTGAAAATAGAGGGTGGCAGGTGGATGTCGTTACCCATTGGTGCGATGAAAACGCCCCACAAGTTGAACATTTCGGTGAACGCTGCCGCGTGATCCGTGTAGAAGCCGGCTATAAAGGATTCGTTTCAAAAAATGAAATGTACTCCATGCTCCCGGCATTTTATGAAGAAATGAAACGGCTATTGCCGCTATCGAATTACGATATCGTCCATACCCATTATTGGCTTTCAGGATTGATTGGCAAGAAGCTCAAAGAAGAATTCGGGCTGCCTTATATCCATACATCCCACTCGCTCGGATGGGCCAAGGAAGAAGCGACCGGCACGCATGACGCACGGCGTGAAAAAGCGGAAGAAACCGTACTTGCCCATAGCGACCATATTTTGGCGACGACAAATACAGAAAAACAAGTAATTAAAGAGAACGTTTCCGCCGCTTCTCCCATCTCAGTAATCCCCATCGGAGTCGACGAGGCGTTTCGCGTCCGCGGCAGCCGACACCATATCCGGAAAAAATTCGGCTACGAGGACCCCCTCTTCGTTTTTGCAGGCCGTCTGGAAGCAACGAAAGGCATTTTCACTTTATTGAAAGCTTTCAAGCTTCTTGCAGAAAAAAGTGGCAGCCGCTACACACCTGAATTGGTGATTGCCGGCGGTGAACCTGATGCTATCGACCCTGACACAGGCTTGCCGAAAGACCTGGAGCTGCGTAAAGCGGTACGGGGTATTGAACAGCATGTCCGCTTTGTCGGACCGAAAAACCAAGAACAATTGGCATTGCTGTTCAATTCAGCTACCGCCACCATCGTCCCGAGTTTCTACGAATCGTTCGGCATGGTTGCAGCTGAAGCACAAGCTTGCGGCAGCCCGGTCATCGCCTCGAAAGTCGGCGGCTTGAAAAATGTCGTTGAAGATGGCGTCAGCGGTTTGCTTGTCGAAGCTCAAAATGAAATCGATCTGGCGATTGCAATGGAAGTACTTTCTGTCAATTCGCTGCTGGTTGAGCGCCTTAGCCGCCAAGCGGTGCGCATTGCCCGTAAAGATTTCAATTGGGATAGCATTTCAAAAAAAATAAATACATTGTATGAGGTGATTATCCGTGAACGGAGCAACACACTTGCTAGCGACCGACCTGGACGGAACCTTAGTCGGTGA
- a CDS encoding MBL fold metallo-hydrolase translates to MFMERSTETEALMPMTSIRSGSGIEIAPDTYCYTTKISNVFLIGNPSISPRWVLVDAGMPHSAEKILKEAENRFGPDQQLQSILLTHGHFDHVGALIDILEKHPVPVYAHPEEFPYLTGKEDYPEPDSTVEGGMVAKMSKTFPVKAIDISEHLVELPADGSIPDLPNWRWLHTPGHTKGHVSFFKDVGRVLIAGDAFVTVKQDSLYKVMRQKKEVHGPPVYLTTDWRAAWESVSKLVDLKPSFAATGHGKPMKGSVLAKGLVELADHFPDVAVPSYGKFVHTK, encoded by the coding sequence ATGTTTATGGAACGCAGCACTGAAACTGAGGCACTCATGCCGATGACATCGATCCGCAGCGGCTCGGGCATCGAAATCGCTCCGGATACGTATTGCTATACGACGAAAATCTCCAATGTCTTCTTGATCGGAAATCCGTCCATCAGCCCACGCTGGGTATTGGTGGATGCTGGCATGCCGCATTCCGCCGAAAAGATATTGAAGGAAGCTGAAAATCGTTTCGGCCCGGACCAGCAATTGCAGTCAATCTTACTGACGCACGGCCATTTCGACCATGTCGGCGCACTCATCGATATTCTTGAAAAGCATCCGGTCCCTGTCTACGCACACCCTGAGGAATTCCCGTACTTGACCGGAAAAGAAGATTATCCCGAGCCCGATTCCACTGTAGAAGGCGGAATGGTCGCGAAAATGTCCAAGACTTTCCCGGTAAAAGCCATCGACATTTCCGAGCATTTGGTCGAGCTTCCGGCAGACGGCAGCATCCCTGATTTGCCGAACTGGCGCTGGCTCCATACACCCGGCCATACAAAAGGCCATGTTTCCTTCTTCAAAGACGTCGGCCGCGTACTGATCGCAGGAGATGCATTTGTCACGGTCAAGCAGGATTCACTTTATAAAGTGATGCGCCAGAAAAAAGAAGTGCATGGCCCGCCGGTGTATTTAACGACCGATTGGCGCGCCGCCTGGGAATCGGTGTCCAAACTTGTGGACTTGAAACCTTCTTTCGCTGCCACTGGACACGGCAAGCCGATGAAAGGTTCTGTCTTGGCTAAAGGCCTCGTCGAGCTCGCGGATCATTTCCCGGACGTCGCCGTTCCATCTTACGGAAAGTTTGTCCATACGAAATGA